One genomic window of Desulfovibrio desulfuricans includes the following:
- a CDS encoding DUF2730 family protein, with protein sequence MSAWEIFWRYGWAFALALQLLGLWVSWSLSKGFVTHTFFASFSQGVDERFKAMEQRQIEVESMHKQLVSALAALPTAKDLHRIEVSLTGIDGAVKASQAEVRGLYHAVNRIERVVDMFTESHLGGGK encoded by the coding sequence AATTTTTTGGCGCTATGGTTGGGCCTTCGCTCTCGCTCTCCAGCTTTTGGGCCTGTGGGTAAGCTGGAGTCTGTCTAAGGGCTTTGTAACGCATACGTTCTTTGCGTCGTTTTCGCAGGGAGTGGATGAACGCTTCAAAGCTATGGAACAGCGCCAGATTGAAGTGGAAAGCATGCACAAACAACTTGTCTCCGCGCTTGCCGCTTTGCCCACAGCTAAAGACCTGCACCGCATAGAGGTAAGCCTGACCGGCATAGATGGCGCGGTAAAAGCCAGTCAAGCCGAAGTGCGCGGACTATACCATGCCGTGAACCGCATTGAACGCGTAGTTGACATGTTTACGGAATCGCATCTTGGAGGAGGGAAGTAA
- a CDS encoding VpaChn25_0724 family phage protein has product MSHNEEFQRRIVEDRRLVILRYLDEEPDGRMSVSLMTDALEIMSHRVPRTTVLEDAGYLEGLGLLRVEYVGSVPMLRVTGRGAEVAKGLIDVPGVKKPARGE; this is encoded by the coding sequence ATGTCGCATAACGAGGAATTCCAGCGCCGTATTGTGGAGGACCGCCGTCTGGTGATTCTACGCTACCTGGATGAAGAACCTGACGGCCGCATGAGCGTGAGCCTCATGACCGACGCGCTGGAAATCATGAGCCATCGTGTGCCCCGCACCACGGTACTGGAAGATGCCGGATATCTGGAAGGCCTGGGCCTGCTGCGCGTGGAATATGTGGGCAGCGTGCCCATGCTGCGGGTGACTGGGCGAGGTGCGGAGGTGGCCAAGGGGTTGATTGACGTGCCCGGCGTCAAAAAGCCCGCGCGCGGGGAATAG
- a CDS encoding phage protein Gp27 family protein: MPRKSSVTRLSPDLRRQIDKALTDGRMTLDELHEFVSGKCAAAGADAPSRTALWRYSTNFSAAAQVMRENRDMARALAQELGAESVEGEQGRLLVEMLRGLVYRTMQERMTEPDAKFDPAEVDKIARSLKNLSQAMSLEADFAKRIREEERKKTLDEARDKLDAAAAGGLDPAVAQEARRVLGFE, translated from the coding sequence ATGCCCCGTAAAAGCAGCGTCACACGATTGTCGCCAGATCTGCGCAGGCAGATAGACAAGGCGCTTACCGATGGCCGCATGACTCTGGACGAGTTGCACGAGTTTGTATCGGGCAAGTGCGCGGCTGCCGGGGCCGATGCTCCATCGCGCACGGCCTTGTGGCGGTATTCCACCAATTTTTCTGCCGCTGCCCAGGTCATGCGAGAGAACCGCGACATGGCCCGCGCTCTTGCCCAGGAGTTGGGTGCTGAAAGTGTGGAAGGTGAACAGGGACGGCTGCTAGTGGAAATGCTGCGGGGCCTTGTATATCGCACCATGCAGGAACGCATGACGGAACCGGATGCCAAATTTGACCCGGCGGAGGTGGACAAAATCGCGCGCAGCCTCAAGAACCTGTCTCAAGCCATGAGTCTGGAAGCGGACTTTGCCAAGCGCATACGCGAGGAAGAACGCAAAAAAACACTTGATGAGGCGCGGGATAAACTGGACGCGGCTGCCGCTGGTGGTCTTGATCCCGCTGTTGCCCAGGAAGCCCGCCGCGTCCTCGGATTTGAGTGA
- a CDS encoding terminase large subunit domain-containing protein has product MDIAQPIIKFLPYQQAWLADNARFKIGMFARQTGKTFTTCAEIVDDCIQAEIKGCKVRWVILSRGERQAKEAIDEAIKPFCKAFYIIYAGLLKGRADPVYYEGEYRTADNAVYKTQEVIFPGGSRITALPANPDTARGYSANVFLDEFAFHKDSRAIWKALFPVISKPGLKLRITSTPNGKDNKFYELWTNKDTVWSKHQVDIYSAVAQGLDRDIDMLKAALDDDDGWLQEYELEFLDEGSAWLTYDLITACEDENAGKPELYTGGACYIGNDIGARRDLWVAWVLEEVGDVLWTREISELSKAKFAEHDLEIARLNQNYNMAKLAMDQTGMGEKPVEDMTAEYGEGVVEGVILSSSRRLAIATAGKQRFEDRKIRIPAGNSILRADLHKLKKVSGDTGAPRLVADRDGIGHADRTWACFLAVAAAGGPDTLRTWEKLADG; this is encoded by the coding sequence ATGGACATAGCCCAGCCCATAATCAAATTTTTGCCATATCAGCAAGCCTGGCTGGCGGATAATGCCCGTTTTAAAATCGGCATGTTTGCCCGCCAGACGGGCAAAACATTTACCACATGCGCCGAAATTGTTGACGACTGCATTCAGGCTGAAATCAAGGGCTGCAAGGTACGCTGGGTTATCCTTTCCCGTGGTGAGCGCCAAGCTAAGGAAGCTATAGACGAAGCAATCAAGCCTTTTTGCAAAGCCTTTTACATTATCTATGCAGGTCTGCTGAAAGGTCGCGCGGATCCAGTTTATTACGAAGGTGAATATCGTACGGCTGACAATGCCGTTTACAAAACCCAGGAAGTCATTTTCCCCGGTGGATCGCGCATTACAGCCCTGCCCGCAAACCCGGACACTGCGCGCGGCTATTCTGCCAATGTGTTCCTGGATGAATTTGCATTCCACAAGGATAGCCGTGCCATCTGGAAAGCCTTGTTCCCGGTTATTTCAAAGCCCGGTCTCAAGCTGCGCATAACCAGCACGCCCAACGGCAAAGACAATAAATTTTACGAGCTTTGGACAAACAAGGACACCGTTTGGTCAAAGCACCAGGTGGACATCTACTCTGCGGTAGCTCAGGGCCTAGACCGCGATATCGACATGCTCAAGGCGGCCCTGGACGACGATGACGGCTGGTTGCAAGAGTACGAGCTGGAATTTCTCGATGAGGGCAGCGCGTGGCTGACCTACGATCTTATCACAGCCTGTGAAGACGAAAACGCCGGGAAACCTGAACTATACACAGGCGGAGCGTGCTACATCGGCAATGATATTGGTGCCAGGCGTGACTTGTGGGTAGCCTGGGTGCTTGAAGAAGTTGGCGATGTGCTTTGGACGCGCGAAATATCGGAATTGAGCAAGGCAAAGTTTGCGGAACATGACCTGGAGATTGCCCGACTAAACCAGAACTACAATATGGCCAAGCTGGCAATGGACCAAACCGGCATGGGCGAAAAGCCTGTGGAAGACATGACGGCCGAATATGGTGAAGGGGTTGTGGAGGGGGTAATCCTGTCCAGCAGCCGTCGCCTGGCCATCGCCACCGCAGGTAAACAGCGATTTGAAGATCGCAAAATACGTATTCCTGCGGGAAACAGCATTTTACGGGCAGACCTGCATAAACTGAAAAAAGTAAGTGGCGACACGGGTGCGCCTCGGCTTGTGGCAGATCGTGACGGCATCGGACATGCAGACCGGACCTGGGCCTGTTTTTTGGCCGTTGCTGCTGCCGGAGGACCGGACACATTGCGTACATGGGAGAAATTAGCTGATGGTTAA
- a CDS encoding DUF1073 domain-containing protein, with protein sequence MRDGFQNFAAKLGLGQDNMLAKSGYEQGTYLTRDRQQLDDMYRTSWLVGRTVNVVAEDMVRGGVDVRAQWDAGRTDELLREHRRTGCPGRLSDAIKWGRLYGGALAVLLIDGDDLSTPLEIDSITEGSFLGLHVLDRWQVQPSSELISDLGPMLGYPEFYSVNTVGGMAGERIHHTRALRFVGVELPSQQRISEQHWGASVVEQMESRMLAYDSATEGTANLLYKSFLRVIGVDGLRSILAAGGKAEQALIRQFEMVRQMQSNEGITLLDKNDTFTTAGYSFAGVYDAMQAFAEQIAGATGIPLVRLLGQSPKGFSTGESDLRTYYDTIATLQDDDLRPALNVIFAVLSRHLWGESLPDGFSFEFESLMQPSELEKSQIATSDAQAVAALVQGGIITPSQGLAALRDSARVTGRFAGISDADIDRAEKAEQAPPLPSLPISQPRQPFAPLSMGNGNTADQ encoded by the coding sequence ATGCGTGATGGTTTCCAAAATTTTGCGGCAAAACTTGGACTTGGCCAGGACAACATGCTGGCCAAGAGTGGCTATGAGCAGGGAACATACCTGACTCGTGACCGTCAGCAGCTTGATGATATGTATCGCACCAGCTGGCTGGTGGGCCGTACCGTCAACGTGGTTGCCGAGGACATGGTGCGCGGCGGTGTAGACGTGCGCGCTCAGTGGGACGCTGGAAGAACAGACGAGCTGTTGCGTGAGCATCGGCGTACTGGCTGCCCTGGGCGTTTGAGTGACGCCATCAAGTGGGGCCGCCTGTATGGCGGAGCGCTGGCCGTGTTACTGATAGACGGCGATGACCTGTCCACTCCGCTGGAGATAGACAGCATAACCGAGGGCAGCTTTTTGGGTCTGCATGTGCTGGATCGCTGGCAGGTACAGCCCAGCAGCGAGCTGATCTCTGACCTCGGCCCCATGCTGGGCTACCCTGAATTTTACAGTGTAAACACTGTCGGCGGTATGGCTGGCGAGCGCATACACCACACTCGCGCCCTGCGGTTTGTGGGTGTTGAGTTGCCGTCTCAGCAGCGGATCAGTGAGCAGCACTGGGGAGCCAGCGTAGTCGAACAAATGGAATCCCGTATGCTGGCATATGACAGCGCCACGGAAGGCACCGCCAACCTGTTGTACAAATCGTTTTTGCGAGTGATCGGCGTTGATGGCCTGCGGTCAATTCTGGCGGCTGGCGGCAAGGCCGAACAGGCGTTAATCCGCCAGTTTGAAATGGTCCGCCAGATGCAAAGTAACGAAGGCATCACCCTGCTGGACAAAAACGATACATTTACAACTGCCGGTTACAGTTTTGCAGGTGTGTACGATGCAATGCAGGCCTTTGCCGAGCAAATAGCCGGGGCCACCGGTATTCCTCTGGTGCGCCTGCTTGGTCAAAGCCCCAAGGGATTTTCCACGGGTGAATCAGATTTGCGCACCTACTACGACACCATCGCCACCTTGCAGGATGACGACCTGCGGCCCGCGCTTAACGTGATCTTTGCCGTGTTGTCTCGTCACCTGTGGGGTGAAAGCCTGCCGGATGGCTTCAGCTTTGAGTTTGAGTCCCTGATGCAGCCTTCCGAGCTTGAAAAATCGCAGATCGCAACATCTGATGCCCAGGCTGTGGCGGCGCTCGTTCAGGGCGGCATTATTACTCCTAGTCAGGGGCTTGCCGCACTGCGCGACAGTGCTCGCGTGACCGGCCGTTTTGCGGGGATCAGCGATGCAGATATTGACCGCGCTGAAAAAGCTGAGCAGGCCCCACCATTGCCGTCGCTGCCTATCTCGCAGCCCAGGCAACCATTTGCACCCTTGAGTATGGGAAATGGCAACACTGCAGACCAATAA
- a CDS encoding phage head morphogenesis protein translates to MATLQTNNPAPWPNLAWTWADAATAKAGVFTPSRAAERSYERTLRSLAGQISQVLGNHRPQDAEDILRTYAETITPWARQSAANMLDGVARGNLDQFRRIADRMGLDMRIFLEGDPIGQIVAQRIEANTTLIKSLPLEAAMRAGALAHEGLISGMRAEDMAAELASIGGTTMSRARCIALTEVSKASTALTQERAEYVGSDGYIWRDVHDGATRPSHRAMGGKFVLWGKPPTLDGMTGHAGEYPYCRCYPEPVIPKGDGTRKTFAVSSLPTQIQEQARGEQKLYTQWEKSQGAEVVRHMPGAPLYNVERAQLDMGKLSAYALDPDHPRGGDKARVFASALGLGPQDAGWLRDQVMQQLSTVAALVRPGTEYGQRFDVVMPITGLNGRTVEVKTVWQYDYTDGGIRTAPRLITMYVDR, encoded by the coding sequence ATGGCAACACTGCAGACCAATAACCCAGCGCCCTGGCCCAACCTGGCGTGGACGTGGGCAGATGCCGCAACAGCCAAGGCCGGAGTGTTTACACCTTCGCGCGCAGCGGAGCGCAGTTACGAGCGCACCCTGCGCAGCCTGGCCGGACAGATATCTCAGGTGCTGGGCAACCACCGGCCCCAGGATGCCGAGGACATTCTGCGCACCTATGCCGAAACCATCACGCCGTGGGCGCGTCAAAGTGCCGCCAATATGCTGGACGGCGTGGCGCGCGGCAATCTGGATCAGTTCCGCCGCATTGCCGACCGCATGGGGCTGGACATGCGCATATTTCTGGAGGGCGATCCCATTGGCCAGATCGTGGCCCAGCGCATCGAGGCTAACACAACCCTGATCAAAAGCCTGCCTCTGGAGGCAGCCATGCGCGCAGGTGCGCTGGCCCACGAGGGACTGATCAGCGGCATGCGGGCCGAGGACATGGCGGCGGAGCTGGCCAGCATTGGCGGCACCACCATGAGTCGGGCGCGCTGTATTGCGCTGACCGAGGTCAGCAAGGCCAGCACGGCGCTTACCCAGGAGCGAGCCGAGTATGTGGGTAGTGATGGCTACATCTGGCGTGATGTCCATGACGGTGCCACTCGACCCAGCCACCGGGCGATGGGGGGCAAATTTGTGCTATGGGGCAAACCGCCAACGCTGGACGGCATGACCGGCCACGCCGGAGAGTATCCCTACTGCCGCTGCTACCCGGAGCCTGTCATCCCCAAAGGCGATGGTACGCGCAAAACTTTTGCCGTCAGCAGTTTGCCCACGCAGATACAGGAACAGGCCCGTGGGGAACAGAAACTCTACACCCAGTGGGAAAAGAGTCAGGGGGCTGAAGTGGTTCGCCATATGCCAGGCGCACCACTATATAACGTTGAGCGGGCGCAACTGGACATGGGCAAATTGTCGGCCTACGCCCTTGACCCTGACCATCCGCGTGGCGGCGACAAGGCCCGCGTATTTGCGTCTGCCCTGGGTCTTGGCCCACAGGACGCGGGGTGGCTGCGTGATCAGGTTATGCAGCAGCTGTCCACCGTGGCCGCTCTGGTCAGGCCCGGTACGGAATACGGGCAGCGGTTTGACGTGGTTATGCCCATAACTGGTCTCAACGGCAGAACGGTTGAGGTCAAGACTGTATGGCAGTATGATTATACGGATGGCGGCATACGTACCGCCCCCCGGCTTATAACCATGTATGTGGACAGATGA